The genome window TGTGCTTTCGTTCTCAGTATCCTGTTCACCCTGGCAGTCGCCTGCTTCTATTCCCATGGCAACTGGTTCTACCTGGCAGCCTCCGCGTTCCTGTTTGCTTCCGCGTTGATCGGTCTGCCCTTTGCGCTCCGAGCCGAACCTGTGCGCGCCTTTATCGGCGGCTTTAACCGCTGGATCATCGTCGGTGCCGTGGATCTGATCCTGTTTGCCAATATGATGAATATGATCACCCTGTATTCCAAGAGCATCTTTACAACCATTTCCATGGGCGCGCTGTGCATCGGCGGTGCCTGGCTGCTGTATTCCGCGATTAAATCCGATAAAAGCGAGGAGTAATATCCATGAATAAGTCTAAACTCACAACCGGTGCCCTGCTCGTTGTCCTGCTTCTGCTTGCCGGCGGCTGTTTCCTGATCTTCGGGGACAGCCTCGGCCTGGCAGCCTACGCCAATGCGGATAAATATACTGTCGGCGATGCCGACATTTCCTCCGCCGTGGAAAACCTGGAGATCGACTGGATCTCCGGCAAAGTCAATATTCAATACCATGCCGGTTCCGGCATCAGCCTGTCCGAAACCGCCAACAGGAACGTCTCCGAGGATGAGAAATTCCGCTGGTGGCTGGATGGTAAAACCCTGCGAATCCAATTTGCCGCACCAAAGCTGTTCTCTTTCAACAACCTGCAGAAAACCCTGACCGTATCCCTGCCCGAGGGTATTGTCTTCAAAAGCGTCAATATCGAAACAACTTCCGGCGATATAAGCGTCCCGGCCATGACCGCGGATGAGCTTCGGTTTGATACCACTTCCGGTGATGTGAATGCTGTCATTACCGCGAAGAACCTGAACGCCTCCTCCACCTCCGGTGATATGGAGATCCTGCAGGACAGTGATATCCGCA of Aristaeella lactis contains these proteins:
- a CDS encoding DUF4097 family beta strand repeat-containing protein; amino-acid sequence: MNKSKLTTGALLVVLLLLAGGCFLIFGDSLGLAAYANADKYTVGDADISSAVENLEIDWISGKVNIQYHAGSGISLSETANRNVSEDEKFRWWLDGKTLRIQFAAPKLFSFNNLQKTLTVSLPEGIVFKSVNIETTSGDISVPAMTADELRFDTTSGDVNAVITAKNLNASSTSGDMEILQDSDIRSAILGSTSGNITLSAVSAENIDMKSTSGNLSLTLSGDVKKLHLDSTSGAILADLASADKAEFDSTSGNMNVTLQSFSDLDLDATSGDITLKLPKAPGFTLDLDSRPSHLNSALALEKNGSKYTYGDGSACLRIETTSGNIRIEE